Proteins encoded together in one Telopea speciosissima isolate NSW1024214 ecotype Mountain lineage chromosome 6, Tspe_v1, whole genome shotgun sequence window:
- the LOC122663856 gene encoding allene oxide cyclase, chloroplastic-like, which yields MASARSFAALKSISSGIRSLDSRSSLSYSQTQKLSGFKTSDSPSCRILRSVSSATRSFCCKKEDHESDSSSTTRPTKVQELFVYEINERDRGSPVTLRLSQKQEHLSLGDLVPFTNKVYSGDLQKRLGITAGICVLIQHVPEKNGDRFEAIYSFYFGDYGHISVQGPYLTYEDTYLAVTGGSGVFEGVYGQVKLQQLIFPFKLFYTFYLKGIPDLPAELLTKPVPPSPTVEPSPAAKAVEPHATISNFTN from the exons ATGGCGTCTGCAAGATCATTTGCAGCTCTCAAAAGCATATCTTCAGGAATTAGGTCACTGGATTCCAGATCATCTCTTTCCTATTCTCAAACTCAGAAGCTCTCAGGGTTTAAGACTTCCGACTCACCGTCATGCCGGATTCTCAGATCTGTAAGCAGCGCTACCAGATCCTTCTGCTGCAAGAAAGAGGATCATGAATCAGATTCGTCTTCCACAACTAGACCCA CCAAAGTTCAGGAGCTTTTTGTGTACGAGATCAACGAAAGAGACCGTGGAAGCCCTGTAACGCTACGCTTGAGCCAGAAACAGGAGCATCTCTCATTGGGTGATCTCGTCCCTTTTACCAACAAG GTTTATAGCGGAGATTTGCAGAAGAGATTGGGCATAACAGCCGGGATATGTGTGTTGATCCAACATGTACCAGAGAAAAACGGAGATCGATTTGAGGCGATCTACAGCTTTTATTTTGGGGATTACGGACACATTTCCGTGCAAGGGCCTTATCTGACCTACGAAGATACGTATCTTGCTGTGACGGGTGGATCAGGAGTGTTCGAAGGGGTTTATGGGCAGGTGAAGTTGCAGCAATTGATCTTCCCTTTTAAGCTGTTCTACACATTTTATCTGAAAGGGATTCCTGATTTGCCTGCTGAGCTCTTGACCAAGCCAGTTCCTCCATCTCCTACTGTtgaaccttcacctgctgctaaGGCTGTTGAGCCACATGCCACCATTTCCAACTTTACCAATTGA